A genomic stretch from Malus domestica chromosome 15, GDT2T_hap1 includes:
- the LOC103450396 gene encoding auxin response factor 5 → MMGSVEEKLKTGCLLDEMKLLKELQDHSGTRKAINSELWHACAGPLVCLPQVGSLSYYFPQGHSEQVAVSTKRTATSQIPNYPNLPSQLLCQVQNVTLHADKETDEIYAQMSLKPVSSERDVFPVPDFGMRPSKHPSEFFCKTLTASDTSTHGGFSVPRRAAEKLFPPLDFTMQPPTQELVVRDLHDNTWTFRHIYRGQPKRHLLTTGWSLFVGAKRLRAGDSVLFIRDEKSQLLIGVRRANRQQTTLPSSVLSADSMHIGVLAAAAHAAANRSPFTIFYNPRACPSEFVIPLATFQKAVFGTQLSIGIRFGMVFETEESGKRRYMGTIVGISDLDPLRWPGSKWRNLQVEWDEPGCCDKQNRVSSWEIETPESLFIFPSLTSSLKRLMHSGFLGAETEWGNMTKRSFIRVPEIGNGNSFPYPISNLCSEQLVNMLMKPQLVNHAGTLATLQQESAANVDSVDMKAMQAKINQKNPADGVNANAPSHGIPPGNLNTVAKFGSQAPVGSSTEKMKSEPELSADQLSQLSSAGQGIEDKLAAGFASPYNHMNQLTFANQNPSSAQLQTSPRPMQPLDSLLYHSQQTELPHSDFNGMNSSLPFLDNDECMFYSSCLPFSGALRSPGPLSAFGLPDSSTVLTDANTSSLTSIGQDMWDNSLINSSSLRDLSDESNNQSGIYGCPNIDVGSCLSTVVDPSVSSTILDDFSTLKNANFQNSSDCLVKNLSSSQDLQSQITSVSLGDSQAFSRQDLADASGGTSSSNVELDESSLLQNSSWHPVVAPVRTYTKVQKTGSVGRSIDVTNFKNYEELCSAIECMFGLEGLLNDPRGSGWKLVYVDYENDVLLVGDDPWEEFVGCVRCIRILSPTEVQQMSEEGMKLLNSAAMQGMNSTMSEGGRP, encoded by the exons ATGATGGGTTCGGTGGAGGAGAAGCTCAAAACTGGATGCTTGCTTGATGAGATGAAGCTGCTGAAAGAGCTGCAGGACCACTCTG GGACCCGGAAGGCTATAAATTCGGAGCTATGGCACGCTTGCGCCGGCCCGCTTGTTTGCTTGCCGCAGGTTGGGAGTCTCTCGTACTACTTCCCCCAAGGACATAGCGAACAG GTGGCGGTTTCGACGAAAAGAACGGCAACCTCACAAATTCCGAACTATCCCAATCTCCCTTCTCAGTTGCTATGCCAAGTTCAAAATGTTACACTGCAT GCAGACAAAGAAACCGACGAAATCTATGCACAAATGAGCCTTAAACCAGTGAGCTCT GAAAGGGATGTCTTCCCGGTACCGGACTTTGGAATGAGGCCTAGTAAACATCCATCTGAGTTTTTCTGCAAAACTTTGACCGCAAGTGACACAAGCACACATGGAGGGTTCTCCGTGCCGCGTAGGGCAGCGGAAAAGCTCTTTCCTCCGCTG GATTTCACAATGCAGCCACCAACCCAAGAACTTGTTGTCCGAGACTTGCACGATAATACCTGGACATTTCGCCACATTTATCGCG GGCAGCCGAAACGACACCTTCTCACAACTGGATGGAGTTTGTTTGTTGGTGCAAAGAGGCTTAGAGCAGGGGATTCCGTTCTATTTATCAG GGATGAGAAGTCGCAGCTATTGATCGGTGTGAGACGAGCAAATCGTCAGCAAACAACATTGCCGTCATCAGTTCTATCTGCTGATAGCATGCACATTGGTGTCCTTGCTGCTGCGGCTCATGCTGCAGCTAATCGGAGTCCATTCACTATATTCTACAATCCAAG GGCATGCCCTTCAGAATTTGTCATACCTTTGGCCACCTTCCAAAAGGCTGTATTTGGGACACAGCTCTCGATTGGCATAAGGTTTGGAATGGTGTTCGAGACAGAGGAGTCGGGCAAGCGCAG ATATATGGGCACGATAGTTGGTATTAGTGATTTAGATCCGCTGAGATGGCCTGGTTCAAAATGGCGAAATCTTCAGGTAGAGTGGGATGAGCCAGGGTGTTGTGATAAACAGAACAGGGTTAGTTCATGGGAAATCGAAACTCCGGAAAGTCTTTTCATATTTCCTTCTCTGACTTCGAGTCTTAAAAGACTGATGCACTCTGGATTCTTGG GAGCAGAAACCGAATGGGGAAATATGACCAAAAGATCATTCATCCGGGTTCCTGAGATTGGAAACGGGAACTCTTTTCCATACCCGATTTCAAATCTATGTTCGGAACAGCTAGTCAATATGCTAATGAAACCTCAGCTTGTTAATCATGCTGGAACATTAGCTACTCTACAACAGGAATCGGCTGCTAATGTAGATTCAGTAGATATGAAGGCCATGCAGGCCAAAATCAACCAGAAGAATCCAGCTGATGGCGTAAACGCGAATGCACCATCTCATGGAATTCCACCGGGAAATCTGAACACCGTAGCCAAGTTTGGAAGCCAAGCACCAGTTGGAAGTAGCACTGAGAAGATGAAATCAGAACCTGAACTTTCTGCAGATCAGTTAAGTCAGTTGAGTTCGGCAGGGCAAGGCATCGAGGATAAATTAGCTGCAGGGTTTGCGAGTCCCTATAACCATATGAATCAGCTGACATTTGCCAACCAAAACCCCAGTTCAGCGCAACTACAAACTAGTCCGCGGCCTATGCAGCCTTTGGATTCACTACTCTACCACTCTCAACAAACTGAATTACCTCATTCGGATTTCAATGGCATGAACAGTTCACTTCCATTCCTAGACAATGATGAATGCATGTTTTACTCTTCTTGCCTACCTTTTTCTGGGGCACTCAGATCACCGGGTCCTTTGTCTGCTTTCGGTTTACCAGATTCTTCAACTGTTTTAACTGACGCAAATACTTCCTCCCTAACTTCAATCGGTCAGGACATGTGGGATAATAGCCTCATTAATTCAAGCAGCCTGAGAGATTTGTCGGATGAGAGCAACAATCAAAGTGGGATCTACGGCTGTCCGAACATTGATGTTGGTAGCTGCTTAAGTACTGTCGTCGACCCTTCTGTCTCAAGCACTATACTCGATGACTTCTCTACGCTGAAGAATGCCAACTTCCAGAATTCTTCGGATTGTTTGGTTAAAAACTTGAGCTCAAGCCAGGATCTTCAGTCGCAGATTACCTCGGTGAGCCTTGGAGACTCTCAGGCTTTCTCTAGGCAAGACCTGGCAGACGCCTCAGGCGGTACATCCTCGAGCAATGTAGAACTTGATGAGAGCAGTCTACTGCAGAACAGTTCGTGGCATCCGGTGGTTGCACCTGTGCGAACCTACACAAAG GTTCAAAAGACGGGATCTGTTGGGCGGTCAATTGATGTTACTAACTTCAAAAACTACGAAGAACTATGCTCTGCAATCGAATGCATGTTCGGACTGGAAGGGCTGCTAAATGATCCAAGAGGTTCAGGGTGGAAATTGGTTTATGTAGATTATGAGAACGACGTTCTACTTGTCGGGGATGATCCTTGGGA GGAATTTGTTGGTTGTGTCCGCTGCATCAGAATCCTTTCGCCTACTGAAGTTCAGCAGATGAGCGAAGAAGGCATGAAGCTTCTGAACAGTGCTGCGATGCAAGGGATGAATAGCACCATGTCCGAAGGTGGCCGTCCCTAA
- the LOC103450397 gene encoding probable methyltransferase At1g29790 has product MGSVSLKIGDGTARFRRASLCSSAVNLLMLFSVITTNLFALYAFTSAPKDHQTYHLLHHTQKNISLISEQVGLILREIDSSQKKLAQMEKELLGYKSIDLSKRNVANELKVFLQHHQLPLGKDSKTGITEMVASVGHSCEKSADLLSQYMNYRVSGPCPDDWSLAQKLILRGCEPLPRRRCFAKTVTKVGLHPLPISLWKPVSDKIVSWSGLECKKFECLNVKKLSRDCVGCFDLVNGSETQRYVKARSKNDFLIDDVLALGSGGIRIGFDIGGGSGTFAARMAERNMTVITNTLNIGAPFSEFIAARGLFPLFLSLDHRFPFYDNVFDMVHAASGLDVAAKPEKFEFLMFDIDRILRPGGLFWLDNFYGSDDEKKRDLTRLIERFGYKKLKWVVGEKAEAAGSGKSEIYLSAVLQKPVRV; this is encoded by the coding sequence ATGGGCTCTGTTTCTCTCAAGATCGGCGACGGAACCGCCAGATTCCGAAGAGCGTCGCTCTGTTCCTCCGCCGTCAACCTCCTCATGCTCTTCTCTGTCATCACTACCAACCTCTTCGCCCTCTACGCCTTCACATCCGCCCCGAAAGACCACCAAACGTACCACCTCCTCCACCACACCCAGAAGAACATCTCCCTCATCTCCGAGCAGGTCGGTCTGATCCTCCGCGAGATCGATTCGTCGCAAAAGAAGCTTGCCCAGATGGAAAAGGAGCTCCTTGGATACAAAAGCATCGATCTTTCGAAACGCAATGTCGCGAACGAGCTCAAAGTCTTCCTCCAGCACCACCAGCTCCCTCTCGGAAAAGATTCGAAAACCGGGATCACGGAAATGGTGGCTTCCGTCGGCCATTCCTGCGAGAAATCCGCCGACTTGCTTTCACAGTACATGAACTACAGGGTCTCCGGGCCCTGCCCCGACGATTGGAGCCTTGCCCAGAAGCTGATTCTGCGGGGATGCGAGCCTCTGCCGCGACGGAGGTGCTTTGCCAAGACAGTTACTAAGGTGGGTTTACACCCTTTACCGATTTCGCTTTGGAAACCTGTTAGTGATAAGATTGTGAGTTGGAGTGGCCTTGAATGCAAGAAATTTGAATGCTTGAATGTTAAGAAATTGAGTAGGGATTGCGTTGGTTGTTTCGATTTGGTTAACGGGTCCGAAACCCAGAGATATGTTAAGGCTAGGAGCAAGAATGATTTCCTCATTGATGATGTTTTAGCTTTGGGGAGTGGAGGAATCAGAATAGGATTTGATATTGGAGGTGGGTCTGGTACCTTTGCTGCTAGAATGGCAGAGAGGAACATGACTGTGATCACCAACACATTGAATATCGGAGCCCCGTTTAGCGAATTCATAGCAGCAAGAGGGCTTTTCCCTCTGTTTTTGAGCTTGGATCATAGGTTTCCTTTCTATGATAATGTGTTCGATATGGTTCATGCCGCTAGTGGATTGGATGTTGCGGCAAAACCGGAAAAGTTTGAGTTCTTGATGTTTGACATCGACCGCATTTTGAGGCCTGGAGGTCTGTTTTGGTTGGACAACTTTTATGGCTCCGATGATGAAAAGAAGAGGGATTTAACCAGATTGATCGAGCGGTTTGGATATAAAAAGCTGAAATGGGTTGTCGGGGAGAAGGCGGAGGCAGCAGGGTCAGGCAAATCAGAGATCTATTTGTCTGCCGTTTTGCAGAAACCAGTTAGAGTATGA